One Polaribacter sp. SA4-12 genomic window carries:
- a CDS encoding DUF2492 family protein has translation MNELHIHDVLRMMQDTQKTYNSRDAFVEDIKEQFGSDVSFNACSSTNMDANEAFDFLIMKNKISIDTSENLSLDPNMKMCDENKHSH, from the coding sequence ATGAACGAATTACACATACACGACGTTTTACGCATGATGCAAGACACACAAAAGACTTACAATAGTAGAGACGCTTTTGTTGAAGATATAAAAGAACAATTTGGCTCAGATGTTAGTTTTAATGCTTGTTCTAGTACTAATATGGACGCAAATGAAGCATTTGATTTTTTAATTATGAAAAATAAAATAAGCATCGACACTTCTGAAAACCTGTCTTTAGACCCAAATATGAAAATGTGTGACGAGAATAAGCATAGTCATTAG
- a CDS encoding 3-phosphoshikimate 1-carboxyvinyltransferase: protein MDILLNVLGNKKINENITISGSKSESNRLLILQNLFPEISIENLSDSDDSVHMQHALSTDKETVDIGHAGTAMRFLTSYFAVKEGREVVLTGSERMQNRPIEILVNALKDVGASISYEDKVGYPPIRIKGTKITTDKVQINGNVSSQYISSLLLIASKLENGLEIELLGKITSVPYIKMTLSLLNQLGIETNFEGNFIKVNPKKSIEKQLVVVESDWSSASYFYSIIALSDVGSEIQLSAYKKESLQGDSCLAEIYQHFGVETVFGQNFITLKKAKESKKETLEIDLKNAPDIAQTIAVTCFAEKVACNLTGLHTLKIKETDRLVALNDELTNLGAVISVTDKSLHLEISSEINSNISIKTYKDHRMAMAFAPLALRVPIKILEAEVVTKSYQKFWDDMQQIGIKIDKL from the coding sequence ATGGATATATTATTAAATGTTTTAGGGAATAAGAAAATTAATGAGAATATTACAATCTCTGGTTCTAAAAGTGAATCGAATAGATTGTTAATTCTTCAAAATTTATTTCCAGAAATTTCTATAGAAAATTTATCAGATTCAGACGATTCTGTGCACATGCAACATGCACTTTCTACAGATAAAGAAACGGTAGATATTGGTCATGCAGGTACAGCAATGCGTTTTTTAACTTCATATTTTGCAGTTAAAGAAGGTAGAGAAGTTGTTTTAACAGGTTCTGAAAGAATGCAAAACAGACCAATTGAAATTTTAGTGAACGCATTAAAAGATGTTGGCGCTTCTATTTCTTATGAAGACAAAGTTGGGTATCCTCCAATTAGAATTAAAGGAACAAAAATTACAACAGATAAAGTCCAAATTAACGGAAACGTAAGTAGCCAATATATTTCTTCTTTATTATTGATCGCATCAAAACTAGAAAACGGTTTAGAAATAGAATTATTGGGTAAAATTACTTCTGTTCCTTATATAAAGATGACTTTAAGTTTATTGAATCAATTAGGAATTGAAACTAATTTTGAAGGAAACTTCATTAAAGTGAATCCTAAGAAATCAATAGAAAAACAACTTGTAGTAGTAGAATCAGACTGGTCTTCTGCTAGTTATTTTTATTCAATTATTGCATTATCAGATGTTGGATCAGAAATTCAATTATCAGCATATAAAAAAGAAAGTTTACAAGGAGATTCTTGTTTGGCAGAAATCTATCAACATTTTGGAGTAGAAACAGTTTTCGGTCAGAATTTTATCACCCTAAAAAAGGCAAAAGAAAGTAAAAAAGAAACCTTAGAAATTGATTTAAAAAATGCGCCAGATATTGCACAAACAATTGCAGTAACTTGTTTTGCAGAAAAAGTAGCATGTAATCTAACGGGTTTGCACACTTTAAAAATTAAAGAAACAGACAGATTAGTCGCTTTAAATGACGAGTTAACCAATTTAGGAGCCGTAATTTCTGTAACTGATAAAAGTTTACATTTAGAAATTTCTTCAGAAATAAATTCAAATATTTCTATAAAAACCTATAAAGATCATAGAATGGCAATGGCATTTGCGCCTTTGGCATTAAGAGTTCCTATTAAAATACTAGAAGCAGAAGTGGTAACAAAATCATACCAAAAATTTTGGGATGACATGCAACAAATTGGTATTAAAATAGATAAACTATAA
- the rlmN gene encoding 23S rRNA (adenine(2503)-C(2))-methyltransferase RlmN encodes MDKKKDIRALSKDQLRDFFVENGDKAFRGNQVYEWLWSKSLHTFDAMTNISKETREMLETNFVINHIKVDSMQKSKDGTIKNGIKLHDGLIVESVLIPTDKRTTACVSSQVGCSLDCLFCATSRLKRMRNLNPDEIYDQVVVIDKQSRLYYDRKLTNIVFMGMGEPLMNYKNMMKSIEMITSPEGLGMSSKRITVSTSGVPKMIKMMADEEAKFNLAVSLHSAIDEVRTKVMPFNATFPLKDLRESLEYWYEKTSREITYEYIVWKGINDKKEDIKALVEFCKAVPCKVNLIEYNPIDDGEFQQASSSAINNYISNLEMHDITVNVRRSRGKDIDAACGQLANKS; translated from the coding sequence TTGGATAAAAAGAAAGACATAAGAGCCTTATCAAAAGACCAATTACGCGATTTTTTTGTAGAAAATGGCGACAAAGCTTTTAGAGGAAATCAAGTTTATGAATGGCTTTGGAGCAAGTCTTTACATACTTTTGATGCAATGACAAACATCTCTAAAGAAACGAGAGAAATGTTAGAAACAAACTTTGTTATTAATCATATCAAAGTAGATTCTATGCAAAAAAGTAAAGACGGAACCATAAAAAACGGAATTAAATTACACGATGGTTTAATTGTCGAGTCTGTTTTAATACCTACAGATAAAAGAACAACAGCTTGTGTTTCTAGTCAAGTTGGTTGTAGTTTAGATTGTTTGTTCTGTGCAACTTCGCGCTTAAAAAGAATGCGTAATCTAAACCCAGATGAAATTTACGATCAAGTTGTTGTTATAGACAAACAAAGTAGATTGTATTATGATAGAAAATTAACCAACATTGTTTTTATGGGAATGGGAGAACCATTAATGAACTATAAAAACATGATGAAATCTATAGAGATGATTACCTCTCCAGAAGGTTTAGGAATGTCATCAAAAAGAATTACAGTTTCTACATCTGGAGTTCCAAAAATGATAAAAATGATGGCAGATGAAGAAGCTAAATTTAATTTAGCAGTTTCATTGCATTCAGCTATCGATGAGGTAAGAACTAAAGTAATGCCCTTTAATGCTACTTTTCCTTTAAAAGATTTGAGAGAATCATTAGAATATTGGTACGAAAAAACAAGTAGAGAAATTACTTACGAATATATTGTTTGGAAAGGTATTAACGATAAAAAAGAAGATATAAAGGCTTTAGTAGAATTTTGTAAGGCTGTGCCTTGTAAGGTTAATTTAATTGAATACAACCCAATTGACGATGGTGAGTTTCAACAAGCAAGTTCATCAGCAATAAACAATTATATTTCTAATTTAGAAATGCACGATATTACTGTAAATGTAAGAAGAAGTAGAGGTAAAGATATCGACGCTGCTTGCGGACAATTAGCAAATAAATCTTAA
- the queA gene encoding tRNA preQ1(34) S-adenosylmethionine ribosyltransferase-isomerase QueA has translation MKLSHFEFELPEELLATYPAEHRDESRLMVLNRKEQTIEHKVFKDVINYFDEGDVMMLNNTKVFPARMFGNKEKTGARIEVFLLRELNAENRLWDVLVDPARKIRIGNKLFFGEDDSLVAEVIDNTTSRGRTLRFLYDGSYEEFRVKLLELGQTPLPKAIGRDVEAIDDERYQTIYAKHEGAVAAPTAGLHFSKHLIKRLEIKGVEFAETTLHVGLGTFSAVEVEDLSKHKMDSEQIDISDATADKINKAKKEKRRVCAVGTTVMRTIESSVSSKGELKGFTGWTNKFIFPPHEFSIATAMITNFHTPKSTLLMQAAAFGGYDFVMEAYQVAIKEKYRFSTYGDAMLII, from the coding sequence ATGAAATTATCGCACTTTGAATTTGAGTTACCAGAAGAATTGTTAGCAACATATCCTGCTGAACATAGAGATGAGTCTCGTTTAATGGTATTAAACAGAAAAGAACAAACTATAGAACATAAGGTTTTTAAAGACGTTATAAATTACTTCGACGAAGGTGATGTTATGATGTTGAATAATACCAAAGTGTTTCCTGCAAGAATGTTTGGTAATAAAGAAAAAACTGGAGCAAGAATCGAGGTTTTCTTATTAAGAGAATTAAATGCAGAAAATAGATTGTGGGATGTTTTAGTAGATCCAGCAAGAAAAATTAGAATCGGAAACAAATTATTTTTCGGAGAAGATGATAGTTTAGTTGCTGAAGTTATAGACAACACAACATCTAGAGGAAGAACATTACGTTTCTTATATGATGGTTCTTATGAAGAATTTAGAGTAAAATTATTAGAATTAGGTCAAACGCCATTACCAAAAGCAATTGGTAGAGACGTAGAAGCTATAGATGATGAACGTTACCAAACTATTTATGCAAAACATGAAGGAGCTGTTGCAGCACCAACTGCTGGTTTGCACTTTTCTAAACATTTAATTAAACGTTTAGAAATTAAAGGAGTTGAGTTTGCAGAAACTACATTACATGTTGGTTTAGGTACATTTAGCGCTGTAGAAGTAGAAGATTTATCGAAGCATAAAATGGATTCTGAGCAAATTGATATTTCAGATGCAACTGCAGATAAAATTAACAAAGCAAAGAAAGAAAAAAGAAGAGTTTGTGCTGTAGGTACAACTGTAATGAGAACTATAGAATCTTCTGTTTCATCTAAAGGTGAATTAAAAGGATTTACAGGTTGGACAAATAAATTTATTTTCCCTCCTCATGAGTTCAGTATTGCAACTGCAATGATTACGAATTTTCACACGCCAAAATCTACGTTGTTAATGCAAGCAGCAGCTTTTGGAGGTTACGATTTTGTAATGGAAGCGTACCAAGTAGCTATCAAAGAAAAATATAGATTCTCTACTTACGGAGACGCTATGTTAATCATATAA
- a CDS encoding polyprenyl synthetase family protein encodes MKPVELIKLPIKNEMELFEEKFKDSMLSKVPLLNRITYYIVRRKGKQMRPMFVFLVAKIVSDGGFDERTYRGASVVELIHTATLVHDDVVDESNRRRGFFSVNALWKNKIAVLVGDFLLSKGLLLSIDNEDFDLLKLISIAVREMSEGELLQIEKARKLDITEAIYFDIIRKKTATLIAACCGIGAASVGANNDTVQQMRKFGEYIGIAFQIKDDLFDYSDEKIGKPTGIDIKEQKMTLPLIYTLNNCSKKEKSWLINSIKKHNKDKKRVKEVIAFVKENGGLEYTTTQMNDYKDKAIAILENYPESKYKSSLLTMIDYVVERKI; translated from the coding sequence ATGAAACCAGTAGAACTTATAAAACTTCCCATTAAAAATGAGATGGAACTCTTTGAGGAAAAATTCAAAGATTCTATGTTGTCTAAAGTTCCGCTTTTAAACAGAATTACCTATTATATTGTTCGTAGAAAAGGAAAGCAAATGCGACCAATGTTTGTTTTTTTAGTTGCAAAAATAGTTTCTGATGGTGGTTTCGATGAAAGAACTTATAGAGGAGCTTCTGTTGTAGAATTGATTCATACAGCAACTTTAGTACACGATGATGTTGTAGATGAAAGTAACAGACGTAGAGGTTTTTTCTCTGTAAACGCACTTTGGAAAAATAAAATTGCAGTTCTTGTTGGTGATTTTTTATTGTCTAAAGGTTTGTTATTATCAATAGATAATGAAGATTTTGATTTGCTAAAATTAATTTCTATTGCTGTTCGCGAAATGAGTGAAGGTGAATTGCTTCAAATAGAAAAAGCAAGAAAATTAGATATTACAGAAGCAATATATTTTGATATTATTCGTAAAAAAACGGCCACTTTAATTGCTGCTTGTTGTGGTATTGGTGCAGCTTCTGTTGGTGCAAATAATGATACTGTTCAGCAAATGAGAAAGTTTGGTGAATATATTGGTATTGCTTTTCAAATAAAAGATGATTTGTTCGATTATTCTGATGAAAAAATAGGGAAACCTACAGGGATTGATATCAAAGAACAAAAAATGACGTTGCCTTTAATTTATACTTTAAATAATTGTTCTAAAAAAGAGAAATCTTGGTTGATCAATTCTATAAAAAAACATAATAAAGATAAAAAAAGAGTAAAAGAAGTAATTGCTTTTGTAAAAGAAAACGGAGGGTTAGAGTACACGACAACCCAAATGAATGATTACAAAGATAAAGCGATCGCTATTTTAGAAAACTACCCAGAATCTAAATATAAAAGTTCTTTATTAACCATGATAGATTACGTTGTAGAACGTAAGATTTAG